Proteins encoded within one genomic window of Candidatus Desulfarcum epimagneticum:
- a CDS encoding Conserved repeat domain protein, whose amino-acid sequence MKFDPRHNPTRSRRPGSLFIWIRLCLRDRFLKWTPALFLFLPAVAVYADIPAGTEIVNQGTLTYTDQNGVSQQTTTNIVTLVIRQVFSATLESDRSRFGASGKTVVFFHTLKNTGNDVDHYCVGVTDAAGDDGAFSLLSVVWDLNHNGQHDNGELILDTPDSDDYTSLALSPDESAHLLVIGQTPENATSGQVYRAALAVQAREGTGACLSGKVEDLTPGKGFDNTDDTNHDTVTITDNAILMVTKSSEYQLNGAGFNDDTLRYTITVQNSGNQSATDITVSDDLPAHTLYKAGSGATSGAWDTLPGHDGGAPGTVSGGILTLASGDAASFSYTAEIDDTLSGDTEIINIATAQGNLDGAPGLEPLVESNKTIDKTPFIRGVTITDTGTSASPGVNDGGDDDATANDIQRVDGAFQGETVLFSHIVTNTGNQQDTFNLTFAAGNFPSGTLFSFFNSAGTAPLLDTNGDGIVDTGPLDSGSSSAIMVKALLPSKATGSGAFTSVITATSAADWDVLDTTTESLGDIVGFVVDIANSVGAAGFNDSGAANADPPTSAASTVTAAGGETVIFPLFVANEGTGRDGYELSVWADAAASVKLPAGWQAVFKDSQNRVIAHTPGLNKGETFSFFAEISIPKDTPPGTTAVYFKVESEKSAVSDIKQDAVTVAVLNRLALSPDHLGVVTPGTSIEYDHILRNSGNSSQDVIVSVESQSHLNHTLLLPTTVSGTEPSGFQNILSLSPGTSVMIYDKTTSAWKTTSLVSDGASGTALRLAPNERAVIRARVFAPFSVPEAVQDVLTLKAETTDGAVTLRDIDVTTISAAALGIHKTGALDLACDGAPDTSFATGTLRARPGQCVIWRIYLENNGAQTICAIRVYDTAPAFTTLFGAPFIYHEPPPGGGGACAVNAPDFFCAVGNTLDQNNDGTHESFCLKAGEKAEIRFGVKIK is encoded by the coding sequence ATGAAGTTCGATCCGCGCCATAACCCCACCCGGTCGCGCAGACCCGGCTCTCTATTCATATGGATCCGGCTATGCCTGCGCGACCGGTTTTTAAAATGGACACCGGCGCTGTTTTTGTTCCTTCCGGCGGTTGCGGTTTACGCCGATATTCCGGCGGGCACGGAGATCGTCAACCAGGGGACCCTCACATATACGGATCAAAACGGTGTGTCTCAACAGACCACGACCAATATCGTCACCCTGGTTATCCGCCAGGTTTTTTCCGCGACACTCGAATCCGACCGGTCCCGCTTTGGGGCTTCGGGCAAAACCGTTGTTTTTTTTCATACGTTGAAAAATACCGGAAACGATGTGGATCACTATTGTGTGGGCGTGACCGACGCGGCCGGGGATGACGGCGCTTTTTCACTGTTGTCGGTGGTGTGGGATTTGAACCACAATGGTCAGCATGACAATGGCGAGCTGATCCTGGATACGCCTGACAGCGACGATTACACGTCTTTGGCCCTGTCGCCCGACGAGTCGGCCCATCTGCTGGTGATCGGCCAAACGCCTGAAAACGCGACTTCAGGACAAGTGTATCGGGCGGCGCTGGCCGTGCAAGCCCGGGAAGGAACCGGAGCCTGTCTGTCCGGCAAAGTCGAGGATCTGACCCCCGGCAAAGGGTTTGATAATACGGATGACACCAACCACGATACCGTGACCATCACCGACAATGCGATTCTGATGGTGACCAAGTCTTCGGAATATCAACTGAACGGCGCCGGCTTCAACGACGACACGCTTCGCTATACCATTACGGTCCAAAATAGCGGCAATCAATCCGCGACCGATATCACTGTTTCCGACGACTTGCCCGCCCATACCCTTTATAAGGCCGGTTCCGGCGCCACATCCGGCGCGTGGGACACCCTTCCCGGCCATGACGGCGGCGCCCCCGGGACCGTATCCGGCGGGATTTTGACTTTGGCTTCAGGGGACGCGGCTTCATTTTCTTATACGGCGGAGATCGACGACACCCTGTCCGGGGATACGGAGATCATCAATATCGCCACCGCCCAGGGGAACCTGGATGGCGCGCCCGGCCTTGAGCCGCTGGTCGAGTCGAACAAAACCATAGACAAAACCCCCTTTATCCGGGGCGTGACCATCACCGATACCGGGACAAGCGCGTCCCCGGGCGTCAATGACGGGGGCGACGATGACGCGACGGCCAACGATATCCAACGGGTGGACGGCGCTTTCCAGGGCGAAACGGTTCTGTTTTCCCATATCGTCACCAATACCGGGAATCAACAGGACACGTTCAACCTCACGTTCGCCGCCGGTAATTTTCCGAGTGGGACCCTTTTTTCTTTTTTTAACAGCGCCGGAACGGCGCCGCTGCTGGACACCAACGGTGACGGCATTGTGGATACCGGCCCGCTGGATTCCGGCTCATCAAGCGCCATTATGGTCAAGGCGCTTCTTCCTTCCAAGGCGACCGGTTCAGGAGCGTTTACAAGCGTCATTACCGCCACATCCGCGGCTGATTGGGATGTGTTGGACACCACGACTGAAAGCCTTGGCGATATCGTCGGCTTTGTCGTGGATATCGCCAACAGCGTGGGCGCCGCCGGATTCAACGACAGTGGCGCCGCGAATGCGGACCCACCGACCAGCGCGGCTTCCACCGTGACCGCCGCAGGCGGCGAGACGGTTATTTTTCCGCTGTTTGTCGCCAATGAAGGGACCGGGCGTGACGGTTATGAACTGAGCGTCTGGGCGGATGCCGCGGCTTCGGTCAAATTGCCCGCGGGATGGCAGGCGGTTTTCAAGGACAGCCAAAACCGCGTTATCGCCCATACGCCGGGGTTGAATAAAGGCGAGACGTTTTCTTTTTTTGCCGAGATTTCGATTCCGAAAGACACGCCTCCCGGGACAACCGCCGTCTATTTTAAAGTCGAATCGGAAAAGAGCGCGGTGTCCGACATTAAACAGGATGCCGTCACGGTAGCGGTTTTAAACCGCCTGGCCCTTTCCCCGGATCATTTGGGCGTTGTCACGCCGGGAACGTCGATTGAATATGATCATATATTGCGGAATTCCGGGAACAGCAGCCAGGATGTGATTGTTTCCGTTGAAAGCCAAAGCCATCTGAATCATACGCTGCTGCTGCCGACGACTGTTTCGGGGACCGAACCCTCGGGGTTTCAAAACATACTTTCGCTTTCCCCGGGGACCAGTGTGATGATTTATGATAAGACGACAAGCGCATGGAAGACCACGTCGCTGGTCAGTGACGGCGCCTCGGGCACGGCGCTGCGTTTGGCGCCCAATGAGCGCGCCGTCATACGGGCGCGTGTGTTTGCGCCTTTTTCAGTTCCGGAGGCGGTTCAGGATGTTCTGACGCTTAAGGCCGAAACCACGGACGGCGCTGTGACGCTTCGGGATATTGATGTGACAACCATTTCCGCCGCCGCTTTGGGCATCCATAAGACCGGGGCGTTGGATTTGGCCTGTGACGGCGCGCCGGACACTTCATTCGCCACAGGCACACTGCGCGCGCGGCCCGGCCAATGTGTGATTTGGCGGATTTATCTTGAAAACAACGGCGCGCAAACCATCTGCGCTATTCGGGTTTATGACACCGCCCCCGCGTTTACGACACTTTTCGGGGCGCCGTTCATTTATCATGAGCCACCTCCCGGGGGCGGCGGCGCCTGCGCGGTGAATGCGCCCGATTTTTTCTGTGCCGTGGGAAATACTTTGGATCAGAACAATGACGGAACCCATGAGTCTTTTTGCCTCAAAGCCGGTGAAAAAGCCGAAATTCGTTTCGGCGTGAAAATTAAATAA
- a CDS encoding Conserved repeat domain protein, whose amino-acid sequence MRKIFIVLPMLLFLMPASGFSQTDGILKSDMIPYRIEKDAKGKTVYIKTKTAAPGDKIEYRIVYHNTGDESLSSLVVNGPVPANTRYVGGSAAGNVPYELRVSIDRGATWEKEPIVRIKKMPDGTQKKIIVSPDQYTHIRWISQKNVEPGEIQEFRYQIFIK is encoded by the coding sequence ATGAGAAAAATTTTTATTGTTTTGCCGATGCTTTTATTTCTGATGCCCGCAAGCGGATTTTCTCAAACGGACGGGATCCTTAAAAGCGATATGATCCCATATCGGATTGAAAAAGACGCCAAAGGAAAAACCGTTTATATCAAAACCAAAACAGCCGCGCCCGGAGATAAAATCGAATACCGGATCGTTTATCACAATACGGGAGATGAGAGTCTGTCGAGCCTGGTCGTCAACGGGCCGGTGCCGGCCAACACGCGGTATGTGGGGGGGAGCGCCGCCGGCAATGTCCCTTATGAGCTGCGGGTTTCCATTGACAGGGGCGCCACATGGGAGAAAGAGCCGATCGTCCGCATTAAAAAAATGCCGGATGGCACACAGAAAAAAATCATTGTTTCACCGGATCAATATACGCATATCCGCTGGATATCGCAAAAAAATGTGGAGCCGGGCGAAATTCAGGAATTTCGATATCAAATTTTTATTAAATAA